In Rickettsiella endosymbiont of Aleochara curtula, one genomic interval encodes:
- a CDS encoding Mth938-like domain-containing protein, which produces MELNLDTGAGRYQILAYTKDYIQVNDQKIRHSLIVMPNQLVDPWPPHCIADLTTENLQIIVDLRPSIVLLGSGEDLAFPDAALLNVFYQQKIGIEVMNNGAACRTYTVLMSEGRNVAAALLIA; this is translated from the coding sequence ATGGAATTAAACTTAGACACCGGCGCAGGCCGTTATCAGATTCTTGCTTATACCAAAGATTATATCCAAGTTAATGACCAAAAAATCCGACATAGCCTGATTGTAATGCCAAATCAGCTGGTTGATCCTTGGCCACCGCATTGCATCGCTGACTTAACCACCGAAAATCTACAAATAATTGTCGATCTACGGCCTAGTATCGTATTACTCGGTAGCGGCGAAGACTTAGCTTTTCCGGATGCTGCGTTATTAAATGTTTTTTATCAGCAAAAAATCGGCATCGAAGTCATGAATAATGGCGCTGCCTGTCGCACTTATACGGTGCTAATGTCTGAAGGACGCAACGTAGCCGCTGCTTTGTTGATCGCTTAG